In one Modestobacter sp. L9-4 genomic region, the following are encoded:
- a CDS encoding DUF501 domain-containing protein: MSERPTGEETSPAAPAPVVAPPSPPVTAEERAVIARQLGRPPRALVGVAHRCPCGQPDVVETSPRLEDGTPFPTLYYLTCPRATAAASRLESAGRMREWQDELGTDPRLAAAYLAAHESFLATRDARDVLPTPATAGGMPDRVKCLHALAGHALAAGPGVNPIGDRAVAEMGEWWAAGPCAQPSPTDPEDVR, encoded by the coding sequence GTGAGTGAGCGCCCGACCGGAGAAGAGACCAGCCCCGCCGCCCCCGCGCCGGTGGTGGCCCCGCCGTCCCCGCCGGTCACCGCGGAGGAGCGTGCGGTCATCGCCCGCCAGCTCGGCCGGCCGCCGCGCGCGCTCGTCGGGGTGGCGCACCGCTGCCCGTGCGGCCAGCCCGACGTCGTGGAGACCTCGCCGCGGCTGGAGGACGGCACCCCGTTCCCCACGCTGTACTACCTGACCTGCCCGCGGGCGACCGCCGCGGCCAGCCGGCTGGAGTCCGCGGGCCGGATGCGGGAGTGGCAGGACGAGCTGGGCACCGACCCCAGGCTCGCCGCCGCCTACCTCGCCGCGCACGAGAGCTTCCTGGCCACCCGGGACGCCCGCGACGTGCTGCCCACCCCGGCCACCGCCGGTGGTATGCCCGACCGGGTCAAGTGCCTGCACGCCCTCGCCGGCCACGCGCTCGCCGCGGGCCCGGGTGTGAACCCCATCGGTGACCGCGCGGTCGCCGAGATGGGGGAGTGGTGGGCCGCCGGCCCCTGCGCCCAGCCGAGCCCCACCGACCCGGAGGACGTGCGATGA
- a CDS encoding Ppx/GppA phosphatase family protein has product MRVAAIDCGTNSIRLLVADVPPEGPATDLLRRMEVVRLGQGVDATGRLAPEAIERTRVVLAEYAAQARELGAERVRMVATSASRDAANRGDFEQMVLTTLGQLPDVVPGVEEAGLSFLGATASLSDITAPYLVVDIGGGSTEFVLGDAGGVRAARSVDIGCVRLTERHLRSDPPPPDEVQGAEADIRAALALVAADVPVGEAVTLVGVAGTVTTVAALALGLPAYDPDAIHGSRIPVAAVRSVAAGLLTATRAKRAAYPVMHPGRVDVIGAGSLILRVIMDAFDLDEVVVSEHDILDGIALRLARG; this is encoded by the coding sequence ATGAGGGTCGCTGCCATCGACTGCGGCACCAACTCGATCCGGCTGCTGGTCGCCGACGTCCCGCCCGAGGGCCCGGCCACCGACCTGCTGCGCCGGATGGAGGTCGTCCGGCTCGGCCAGGGCGTCGACGCCACCGGCCGCCTGGCGCCCGAGGCGATCGAGCGCACCCGCGTGGTGCTCGCCGAGTACGCCGCCCAGGCCCGCGAGCTGGGCGCCGAGCGGGTGCGGATGGTCGCCACCAGCGCCAGCCGGGACGCCGCCAACCGCGGTGACTTCGAGCAGATGGTGCTCACCACGCTCGGCCAGCTGCCCGACGTCGTCCCCGGGGTGGAGGAGGCCGGGCTGTCCTTCCTCGGGGCGACCGCGTCGCTGTCGGACATCACCGCGCCGTACCTGGTCGTCGACATCGGCGGCGGGTCGACGGAGTTCGTGCTCGGCGACGCCGGCGGGGTGCGCGCCGCCCGCTCGGTCGACATCGGCTGCGTGCGGCTCACCGAGCGGCACCTGCGCAGCGACCCGCCGCCGCCGGACGAGGTGCAGGGCGCCGAGGCCGACATCCGGGCCGCCCTCGCCCTGGTCGCCGCCGACGTGCCGGTGGGGGAGGCGGTCACGCTGGTCGGGGTGGCCGGCACGGTCACCACCGTCGCCGCGCTCGCCCTCGGCCTGCCCGCCTACGACCCCGACGCCATCCACGGATCGCGCATCCCGGTCGCCGCCGTCCGGTCCGTGGCCGCCGGGCTGCTCACCGCCACCCGGGCCAAGCGGGCTGCGTACCCGGTCATGCACCCGGGCCGGGTCGACGTCATCGGCGCCGGATCGCTGATCCTGCGGGTGATCATGGACGCCTTCGACCTCGACGAGGTCGTCGTCAGCGAGCACGACATCCTCGACGGCATCGCCCTCCGCCTCGCCCGCGGCTGA
- the eno gene encoding phosphopyruvate hydratase, which produces MASIEAVGAREILDSRGNPTVEVEVALDDGTITRAAVPSGASTGAFEAVELRDGGTRYGGKGVTQAVDGVLDVIGPELVGFEAAEQRLVDQRLIDLDGTPDKSRLGANAILGVSLAVAKAAAESAGLPLFRYVGGPSAHLLPVPMMNIVNGGAHADSNVDVQEFMIAPIGAGSFAEALQVGTETYHALKAVLKKRGLSTGLGDEGGFAPSLPSNRDALDLIVEAVQNAGYTPGTDIAFALDVAASEFHSAEGYAFEGATKTSDQLVEYYTGLVDAYPIVSIEDPLDEEDWDGWVAMTAALGDRVQLVGDDLFVTNPTRLADGIARGAANALLVKVNQIGTLTETLDAVNLAHRAGYRSMMSHRSGETEDTTIADLAVATDCGQIKTGAPARSERVAKYNQLLRIEEELDEAARYAGAAAFPRLAARQG; this is translated from the coding sequence GTGGCCAGCATCGAAGCCGTAGGCGCCCGAGAGATCCTCGACTCACGAGGGAACCCCACCGTGGAGGTCGAGGTCGCCCTCGACGACGGGACGATCACCCGGGCCGCCGTGCCCAGCGGTGCGTCCACCGGGGCCTTCGAGGCGGTGGAGCTGCGCGACGGCGGCACCCGCTACGGGGGCAAGGGCGTGACCCAGGCCGTCGACGGCGTCCTGGACGTCATCGGCCCCGAGCTCGTCGGCTTCGAGGCCGCCGAGCAGCGGCTGGTCGACCAGCGGCTCATCGACCTCGACGGCACCCCCGACAAGTCCCGCCTGGGCGCCAACGCGATCCTCGGCGTCAGCCTCGCCGTCGCGAAGGCCGCGGCCGAGTCCGCCGGCCTGCCCCTGTTCCGCTACGTCGGCGGCCCGTCGGCGCACCTGCTCCCCGTGCCGATGATGAACATCGTCAACGGTGGCGCCCACGCCGACAGCAACGTCGACGTCCAGGAGTTCATGATCGCCCCGATCGGCGCGGGCTCCTTCGCCGAGGCGCTGCAGGTCGGCACCGAGACCTACCACGCGCTCAAGGCCGTGCTGAAGAAGCGCGGGCTGTCCACCGGCCTGGGCGACGAGGGCGGCTTCGCCCCGTCGCTGCCCAGCAACCGCGACGCCCTGGACCTGATCGTGGAGGCCGTGCAGAACGCCGGCTACACGCCCGGCACCGACATCGCCTTCGCCCTGGACGTCGCGGCGAGCGAGTTCCACAGCGCCGAGGGCTACGCCTTCGAGGGCGCGACGAAGACCTCCGACCAGCTCGTCGAGTACTACACCGGCCTGGTCGACGCCTACCCGATCGTCTCCATCGAGGACCCCCTCGACGAGGAGGACTGGGACGGCTGGGTCGCCATGACCGCCGCGCTCGGCGACCGGGTGCAGCTCGTCGGCGACGACCTGTTCGTCACCAACCCCACCCGGCTGGCCGACGGCATCGCCCGCGGTGCGGCGAACGCGCTGCTGGTGAAGGTCAACCAGATCGGCACGCTCACCGAGACCCTCGACGCGGTCAACCTGGCCCACCGGGCCGGCTACCGCTCGATGATGAGCCACCGGTCCGGCGAGACCGAGGACACCACGATCGCCGACCTCGCCGTCGCCACCGACTGCGGCCAGATCAAGACCGGTGCCCCGGCCCGCAGCGAGCGCGTCGCCAAGTACAACCAGCTGCTCCGGATCGAGGAGGAGCTGGACGAGGCCGCGCGCTACGCCGGCGCCGCCGCGTTCCCGCGGCTGGCCGCCCGCCAGGGCTGA
- a CDS encoding glycosyltransferase family 2 protein, which produces MTVASAPARTAVVVVNYGSHRLLAENLPGLGGRPDTAVVVVDSRHSDAERTAVTGLAADHGWVLVPLAGNPGFGAAVNAGADRARELGAQTVVLLNPDAVLPMTALDGLVAAVADDPRALVCPLVEDADGAVWFAGGSLDWADGRTRTRGVDVTTVDHPWVTGACLAFSLALWDEVGGFDDRYFMYWEDIDLSHRVQAAGGRLVVRRDLVATHLVGGTQAGEGKSDLYLRYNCRNRLLFAAQHLQDDELAGWLRSSPAHARRVLLRGGRRALLRRPVGQVLAAVRGTVEGLLLVRSVRAGGPAARTTSVGVTSTPV; this is translated from the coding sequence GTGACCGTCGCCAGTGCTCCCGCGCGGACGGCCGTCGTCGTCGTCAACTACGGGTCCCACCGCCTGCTCGCCGAGAACCTGCCCGGGCTGGGCGGCCGCCCCGACACCGCGGTGGTGGTGGTCGACAGCCGGCACTCCGACGCCGAGCGGACCGCCGTCACCGGGCTGGCGGCCGACCACGGCTGGGTGCTCGTCCCGCTGGCCGGCAACCCGGGCTTCGGGGCCGCCGTCAACGCCGGGGCCGACCGCGCCCGTGAGCTCGGGGCGCAGACCGTCGTGCTGCTCAACCCCGACGCCGTGCTGCCGATGACCGCGCTCGACGGCCTGGTCGCCGCCGTCGCCGACGACCCCCGGGCGCTGGTGTGCCCGCTGGTCGAGGACGCCGACGGGGCCGTCTGGTTCGCCGGCGGTTCGCTGGACTGGGCCGACGGCCGCACGCGCACCCGCGGCGTCGACGTGACCACCGTCGACCACCCCTGGGTCACCGGCGCCTGCCTGGCGTTCTCCCTCGCGCTGTGGGACGAGGTCGGCGGCTTCGACGACCGGTACTTCATGTACTGGGAGGACATCGACCTCAGCCACCGGGTGCAGGCCGCCGGTGGCCGGCTCGTCGTCCGCCGCGACCTGGTCGCCACCCACCTGGTCGGCGGCACGCAGGCCGGCGAGGGCAAGTCCGACCTCTACCTCCGCTACAACTGCCGCAACCGGCTGCTGTTCGCCGCCCAGCACCTGCAGGACGACGAGCTCGCCGGCTGGCTGCGCAGCTCCCCGGCGCACGCGCGGCGGGTGCTGCTGCGCGGTGGCCGGCGGGCGCTGTTGCGTCGTCCCGTCGGTCAGGTGCTGGCGGCCGTCCGGGGCACGGTCGAGGGGCTGCTGCTCGTCCGCTCGGTGCGCGCCGGCGGCCCGGCAGCACGCACGACGTCCGTGGGCGTCACGTCGACCCCGGTGTGA
- a CDS encoding DUF4235 domain-containing protein: MAKKKQVEKEPALYKALGLGLAVPSGILVKKLADTAWEKTRGYPPPKNPAAPGVGWGEALAWAAVSGVLVAAGRLVAARVATSLYQAITGELPPDMNADSAA, translated from the coding sequence GTGGCGAAGAAGAAGCAGGTGGAGAAGGAGCCGGCGCTGTACAAGGCGCTCGGTCTCGGACTGGCCGTCCCCAGCGGGATCCTGGTCAAGAAGCTCGCCGACACGGCGTGGGAGAAGACGCGGGGCTACCCGCCGCCGAAGAACCCGGCCGCGCCCGGCGTCGGCTGGGGCGAGGCGCTGGCCTGGGCCGCCGTCTCCGGTGTGCTCGTCGCCGCCGGCCGGCTGGTCGCCGCCCGCGTGGCGACCTCGCTCTACCAGGCGATCACCGGCGAGCTGCCCCCGGACATGAACGCCGACAGCGCCGCCTGA
- the mfd gene encoding transcription-repair coupling factor encodes MSLRGVLDVVLTDPGMASVVQHAGQAQLAVTAPPSVQPLVAAALAARRPGGAAVPVLVVTAGERDADALASLLRCFVPDSRVEVFPAWETLPHERLSPRADTVGRRLAVLRDLTHPGANGGIDVLVAPVRSVLQPLAPGLGDLVPVELAPGQSAELDDVAQALSDAAYVRVELVEKRGEFAVRGGLLDVFPPTEQHPVRVEFWGDEVDELRYFSAADQRSLDERPERLWAPPCRELLLTDEVRARAVQLAVDHPELAEVAGKLAEGIAVEGMESLIPALIGGEAMQLLTDLVPAGTHVLVCDPERVRSRAADLVRTAEEFLAASWQTAAEAGQAPIDLGASSFQDLGDVEDAARGRGLPWWTTGTFTLATEDDEQHVTLDATGVERFHGDQERAFEALRTWGRDGWRVALTFAGPGPAQRAADQLTEADLGARLVPGIEDAPTAGAPFVTQGNLEAGFAFPAVGLALLTEGDLTGQRGTSMKDATKMPARRRNAVDLVQLQPGDLVVHEQHGIGRYVEMVSRTVHGGQRDYLIVEYAPGKRNQPPDRLFVPTDALDQLTRYVGGEAPSLSKLGGADWQKTKASARKAVKQIAAELIRLYSARMASKGHAFGPDTVWQRELEDAFPFQETPDQLAAIDEVKADMRQPVPMDRIICGDVGYGKTEIAIRAAFKAVQDGKQVAVLVPTTLLANQHFKTFSERMAQFPVTVAVLSRFQSTTESNETLRKLADGEVDILVGTHRLLQPTTRFKDLGLVIVDEEQRFGVEHKEYLKTMRTAVDVLSMSATPIPRTLEMSLTGIREMSTILTPPEERHPVLTYVGAWEDKQMAAAIRRELLRDGQVFVIHNRVQSIDKAAAKIRNLVPEARIAVGHGQMKEHELEKIMVGFWEKEYDVLIATTIVESGLDIPNANTLIVDRADMFGLSQLHQIRGRVGRGRERAYAYFTYDPTRPLTETSVDRLTTIANNTDLGAGMAVAMKDLEIRGSGNLLGGEQSGFIAGVGFDLYVRLVGEAVSDYRAQATGESPAVEPADVRVDLPVDAHLPHDYLPGERLRMEAYRKVASVQDDEQAQAVLDELTDRYGPAPDPVLNLLAVARFRAAMRALGVTEVSMQGRNVRVGPVELRESQVMKLSRLAEGASYKEAVRTVSIKVPIGPDRRTPLRDVALLEKLHALLTAVLAQPVAVAS; translated from the coding sequence GTGAGCCTGCGCGGCGTGCTCGACGTCGTCCTGACCGACCCCGGCATGGCCTCGGTGGTGCAGCACGCGGGGCAGGCCCAGCTGGCGGTCACGGCACCGCCCTCGGTCCAGCCGCTGGTGGCCGCCGCCCTGGCTGCCCGCCGCCCTGGTGGCGCCGCCGTCCCGGTGCTGGTGGTCACCGCCGGCGAGCGGGACGCCGACGCGCTGGCCTCGCTGCTGCGCTGCTTCGTGCCCGACTCCCGGGTCGAGGTCTTCCCGGCGTGGGAGACGCTGCCGCACGAGCGGCTGAGCCCCCGCGCGGACACCGTCGGCCGCCGGCTGGCCGTGCTGCGCGACCTGACCCACCCCGGCGCCAACGGCGGGATCGACGTCCTGGTCGCCCCGGTGCGCAGCGTGCTGCAGCCGCTGGCCCCGGGCCTGGGCGACCTGGTGCCGGTCGAGCTGGCGCCGGGCCAGTCCGCCGAGCTCGACGACGTGGCGCAGGCGCTGTCCGACGCCGCTTACGTGCGGGTGGAGCTGGTCGAGAAGCGGGGCGAGTTCGCTGTCCGCGGTGGGCTGCTCGACGTCTTCCCGCCCACCGAGCAGCACCCGGTGCGCGTGGAGTTCTGGGGCGACGAGGTCGACGAGCTGCGGTACTTCTCCGCCGCCGACCAGCGCTCCCTCGACGAGCGCCCCGAGCGGCTGTGGGCCCCGCCGTGCCGTGAGCTGCTGCTCACCGACGAGGTGCGCGCCCGCGCCGTCCAGCTGGCGGTCGACCACCCGGAGCTCGCCGAGGTCGCCGGCAAGCTGGCCGAGGGCATCGCCGTGGAGGGCATGGAGTCCCTCATCCCCGCCCTGATCGGCGGCGAGGCGATGCAGCTGCTCACCGACCTGGTGCCCGCCGGCACGCACGTGCTGGTCTGTGACCCCGAGCGGGTGCGCAGCCGCGCCGCGGACCTGGTGCGCACCGCCGAGGAGTTCCTCGCCGCCTCCTGGCAGACCGCCGCCGAGGCCGGCCAGGCGCCGATCGACCTGGGCGCCTCCTCCTTCCAGGACCTCGGCGACGTCGAGGACGCCGCCCGCGGTCGCGGCCTGCCCTGGTGGACCACCGGCACCTTCACCCTCGCGACAGAGGACGACGAGCAGCACGTGACGCTGGACGCCACCGGCGTCGAGCGCTTCCACGGCGACCAGGAGCGCGCCTTCGAGGCGCTGCGGACGTGGGGCCGCGACGGCTGGCGGGTGGCGCTGACGTTCGCGGGCCCCGGCCCCGCCCAGCGCGCCGCCGACCAGCTCACCGAGGCCGACCTGGGCGCCCGGCTCGTCCCGGGCATCGAGGACGCCCCGACCGCCGGCGCGCCGTTCGTGACCCAGGGGAACCTGGAGGCCGGGTTCGCGTTCCCCGCGGTCGGGCTGGCGCTGCTCACCGAGGGCGACCTCACCGGCCAGCGCGGCACCTCGATGAAGGACGCCACCAAGATGCCGGCCCGCCGGCGCAACGCCGTGGACCTGGTGCAGCTGCAGCCCGGTGACCTGGTGGTGCACGAGCAGCACGGCATCGGCCGGTACGTGGAGATGGTCAGCCGCACCGTGCACGGCGGCCAGCGCGACTACCTCATCGTCGAGTACGCCCCGGGCAAGCGGAACCAGCCGCCGGACCGGCTCTTCGTGCCCACCGACGCCCTGGACCAGCTGACCCGCTACGTCGGCGGCGAGGCCCCGTCGCTGTCGAAGCTGGGTGGCGCGGACTGGCAGAAGACGAAGGCCTCGGCCCGCAAGGCGGTCAAGCAGATCGCCGCGGAGCTGATCCGGCTGTACTCCGCCCGGATGGCCAGCAAGGGCCACGCCTTCGGCCCGGACACCGTCTGGCAGCGCGAGCTCGAGGACGCCTTCCCGTTCCAGGAGACCCCGGACCAGCTGGCCGCGATCGACGAGGTCAAGGCCGACATGCGCCAGCCCGTGCCGATGGACCGGATCATCTGCGGCGACGTCGGCTACGGCAAGACCGAGATCGCCATCCGGGCGGCGTTCAAGGCGGTGCAGGACGGCAAGCAGGTCGCCGTCCTGGTGCCGACGACGTTGCTGGCCAACCAGCACTTCAAGACGTTCTCCGAGCGGATGGCCCAGTTCCCGGTCACCGTCGCGGTGCTCTCGCGCTTCCAGTCGACGACCGAGTCCAACGAGACGCTGCGCAAGCTGGCCGACGGCGAGGTCGACATCCTGGTCGGCACGCACCGGCTGCTGCAGCCCACCACCCGGTTCAAGGACCTCGGGCTGGTGATCGTCGACGAGGAGCAGCGCTTCGGCGTCGAGCACAAGGAGTACCTGAAGACGATGCGGACGGCGGTCGACGTCCTGTCGATGTCCGCGACGCCGATCCCGCGCACCCTGGAGATGAGCCTCACCGGCATCCGGGAGATGTCGACGATCCTCACCCCGCCGGAGGAGCGGCACCCGGTGCTGACCTACGTCGGCGCCTGGGAGGACAAGCAGATGGCCGCCGCCATCCGCCGCGAGCTGCTGCGCGACGGCCAGGTGTTCGTCATCCACAACCGGGTGCAGTCGATCGACAAGGCCGCGGCCAAGATCCGCAACCTGGTGCCCGAGGCCCGCATCGCCGTGGGCCACGGGCAGATGAAGGAGCACGAGCTCGAGAAGATCATGGTCGGCTTCTGGGAGAAGGAGTACGACGTCCTGATCGCCACGACCATCGTCGAGTCGGGCCTGGACATCCCCAACGCCAACACCCTGATCGTCGACCGGGCCGACATGTTCGGCCTCTCCCAGCTGCACCAGATCCGCGGGCGCGTGGGCCGTGGCCGCGAGCGCGCCTACGCCTACTTCACCTACGACCCGACGCGGCCGCTGACCGAGACCTCGGTCGACCGGCTGACCACCATCGCCAACAACACCGACCTCGGGGCCGGCATGGCGGTGGCGATGAAGGACCTGGAGATCCGCGGCTCGGGCAACCTGCTGGGCGGCGAGCAGTCCGGGTTCATCGCCGGCGTCGGCTTCGACCTCTACGTGCGGCTGGTCGGTGAGGCGGTGAGCGACTACCGCGCCCAGGCGACGGGGGAGTCCCCGGCGGTGGAGCCGGCCGACGTCCGGGTCGACCTGCCCGTCGACGCGCACCTGCCGCACGACTACCTGCCCGGCGAGCGGCTGCGGATGGAGGCCTACCGCAAGGTCGCCAGCGTGCAGGACGACGAGCAGGCGCAGGCCGTGCTCGACGAGCTCACCGACCGCTACGGCCCCGCGCCCGACCCGGTGCTCAACCTGCTCGCCGTGGCCCGGTTCCGCGCGGCGATGCGGGCGCTGGGGGTCACCGAGGTGTCGATGCAGGGCCGCAACGTCCGCGTCGGGCCGGTCGAGCTGCGCGAGTCCCAGGTGATGAAGCTGTCCCGCCTCGCCGAGGGCGCCAGCTACAAGGAGGCGGTGCGCACCGTGTCGATCAAGGTCCCCATCGGGCCCGACCGCCGCACCCCGCTGCGGGACGTCGCCCTGCTGGAGAAGCTGCACGCACTCCTCACCGCCGTCCTCGCCCAGCCCGTCGCCGTCGCCAGCTGA
- a CDS encoding MazG family protein, with protein sequence MPTFVTVSPHLPGLLGPAGWRAVAATDRLVALPGAAATAEALRAAGTPVTDVASLAEVPAGAVCLLTAAEVPEGADVVAGAPEPAGVRLLDVVAVMDRLRSPGGCPWDAEQTHASLRGYLLEEAHEAYDAIVEEDPAGMREELGDVLLQVVFHARVAQEAPFGVPFDVDDVAGDLVDKLVRRHPHVFADAGPRDVAQVEAGWDEIKKAEKQRRSPTEGVSRSQPATSWGAALAGRAARAGLPTPPAGELTATDPAELGEQLLGIVVAARDRGWDAEDALRTAVRRYADDLDTAAHVRTDG encoded by the coding sequence GTGCCGACCTTCGTGACCGTCAGCCCGCACCTGCCCGGCCTGCTCGGCCCCGCCGGCTGGCGGGCGGTCGCCGCGACCGACCGGCTGGTCGCCCTGCCCGGCGCGGCCGCCACCGCCGAGGCGCTGCGCGCGGCCGGGACGCCGGTCACCGACGTGGCCTCCCTGGCCGAGGTGCCCGCGGGCGCGGTCTGCCTGCTCACGGCGGCCGAGGTCCCCGAGGGCGCCGATGTCGTGGCCGGTGCCCCCGAGCCGGCCGGCGTCCGGCTGCTGGACGTCGTCGCGGTCATGGACCGGCTGCGCTCACCCGGCGGCTGCCCCTGGGACGCCGAGCAGACCCACGCCTCGCTGCGCGGCTACCTGCTGGAGGAGGCGCACGAGGCCTACGACGCGATCGTCGAGGAGGACCCCGCCGGCATGCGCGAGGAGCTCGGCGACGTCCTGCTCCAGGTCGTCTTCCACGCCCGGGTCGCCCAGGAGGCGCCGTTCGGCGTGCCCTTCGACGTCGACGACGTGGCCGGTGACCTGGTCGACAAGCTGGTGCGCCGGCACCCGCACGTGTTCGCCGACGCCGGCCCCCGCGACGTCGCGCAGGTCGAGGCCGGTTGGGACGAGATCAAGAAGGCGGAGAAGCAGCGCCGCTCGCCCACCGAGGGCGTCTCCCGCTCACAGCCGGCCACCTCGTGGGGCGCGGCGCTGGCCGGCCGGGCCGCCCGTGCCGGGCTGCCCACCCCGCCCGCCGGCGAGCTCACCGCCACCGACCCCGCCGAGCTGGGGGAGCAGCTGCTCGGGATCGTCGTCGCCGCCCGCGACCGCGGCTGGGACGCCGAGGACGCGCTGCGCACCGCCGTCCGCCGGTACGCCGACGACCTCGACACCGCCGCGCACGTCCGCACCGACGGCTGA
- a CDS encoding septum formation initiator family protein produces MSTARTRRARPGGSRRRTSSRPVRAGSRGSADSRPGRRTTRSPARTTPVRRGPRFTGRAVLLAGMVLLLALTLAGPLRQYVAGRQQLAELAAEQGALSQRAADLQAQLDQRSDPAYIEQQARERLTLVPPGSRLVIVGDAGDPGDRAQAPAGLPDPAAPLPWYEALLDSVARADG; encoded by the coding sequence GTGAGCACTGCCCGCACCCGTCGCGCCCGGCCCGGTGGCTCCCGCCGCCGGACCTCGTCGCGGCCGGTGCGGGCAGGCTCCCGCGGCTCGGCCGACAGCCGGCCCGGCCGCCGCACCACCCGCAGCCCGGCCCGCACCACCCCCGTCCGCCGCGGCCCGCGGTTCACCGGCCGCGCGGTGCTGCTCGCCGGCATGGTGCTGCTGCTGGCCCTGACCCTCGCGGGTCCGCTGCGGCAGTACGTGGCCGGCCGCCAGCAGCTGGCCGAGCTGGCCGCCGAGCAGGGCGCGCTGTCCCAGCGCGCGGCCGACCTGCAGGCGCAGCTGGACCAGCGGTCCGACCCCGCCTACATCGAGCAGCAGGCCCGCGAGCGGCTCACGCTCGTGCCGCCGGGCAGTCGGCTGGTCATCGTCGGTGACGCCGGCGACCCCGGCGACCGGGCGCAGGCGCCCGCCGGTCTGCCCGACCCCGCCGCTCCGCTGCCCTGGTACGAGGCCCTCCTGGACTCGGTGGCCCGAGCCGACGGCTGA
- a CDS encoding mechanosensitive ion channel family protein produces MPTTSLTPSAAEDTVSQVLPQATWLLLLVVVGAALAAWCVAVAIGVVVRRLARRSAAAADLSRRGRRPLRVLLVLIAVTVVLDSATGVGEWRDVVVRVLGLALIAVAAWLVAVAAFVVEDLALARYDVDVVDNRHARRVRTQVTLVRRVTVAVLALLAIAGMLLTFPAARAAGTSILASAGVLSIVAGLAAQTSLANVIAGLQLAFTDAIRVDDVVVVQEEWGRIEEITLTYVVVHVWDDRRLVLPSTYFTTTPFQNWTRTESAVLGSIEIDVDWTTPFDEMRTALDRMLDENNLWDERVKVLQVTDAVSSVIRVRVLVSAKDGPTLFDLRCQVREALVVWLQREHGASLPRVRTEGVGGFGAERVPARPVGEPAEGVSPPNAGLFTGSVEARERSRAFAGPSPEELAERSRNTAESRDEPPAQP; encoded by the coding sequence ATGCCCACGACGTCCCTGACCCCGTCCGCCGCCGAGGACACCGTCTCGCAGGTGCTGCCGCAGGCGACCTGGCTGCTGCTCCTGGTCGTGGTCGGGGCAGCCCTGGCCGCCTGGTGCGTCGCGGTCGCCATCGGCGTCGTGGTGCGCCGCCTGGCCCGCCGCAGCGCGGCCGCCGCCGACCTGTCCCGGCGCGGTCGCCGTCCGCTGCGGGTGCTGCTGGTCCTGATCGCGGTCACCGTGGTGCTGGACTCGGCGACCGGGGTGGGGGAGTGGCGGGACGTCGTCGTCCGGGTGCTGGGGCTGGCGCTGATCGCGGTGGCGGCCTGGCTGGTGGCGGTGGCGGCCTTCGTGGTCGAGGACCTCGCGCTGGCCCGCTACGACGTCGACGTCGTGGACAACCGGCACGCCCGCCGGGTGCGCACCCAGGTGACGCTGGTGCGCCGGGTGACCGTCGCGGTGCTGGCCCTGCTCGCGATCGCCGGGATGCTGCTGACCTTCCCCGCCGCGCGGGCCGCCGGCACCTCGATCCTGGCCAGCGCCGGCGTGCTGTCGATCGTGGCCGGCCTCGCGGCGCAGACCTCGCTGGCCAACGTCATCGCCGGGCTGCAGCTGGCCTTCACCGACGCCATCCGGGTCGACGACGTCGTGGTCGTGCAGGAGGAGTGGGGTCGGATCGAGGAGATCACGCTGACCTACGTCGTCGTCCACGTCTGGGACGACCGGCGGCTGGTGCTCCCGTCCACCTACTTCACGACCACGCCCTTCCAGAACTGGACGCGCACCGAGTCCGCCGTCCTCGGCTCGATCGAGATCGACGTCGACTGGACGACGCCGTTCGACGAGATGCGCACCGCGCTGGACCGCATGCTGGACGAGAACAACCTGTGGGACGAGCGGGTCAAGGTCCTGCAGGTCACCGACGCGGTGAGCTCGGTGATCCGGGTCCGGGTGCTGGTCAGCGCGAAGGACGGGCCGACCCTGTTCGACCTGCGCTGCCAGGTGCGCGAGGCCCTGGTGGTGTGGCTGCAGCGCGAGCACGGCGCCTCGCTGCCGCGGGTGCGCACCGAGGGCGTCGGCGGGTTCGGCGCCGAGCGGGTGCCCGCCCGTCCGGTGGGGGAGCCCGCGGAGGGGGTCAGCCCGCCGAACGCCGGGCTGTTCACCGGCAGCGTCGAGGCCCGGGAGCGGTCCAGGGCCTTTGCCGGCCCCAGCCCCGAGGAGCTGGCCGAGCGGTCCCGCAACACCGCCGAGTCCCGGGACGAGCCGCCGGCTCAGCCTTGA